The DNA sequence ATACGTCTCCATATCTGTTCCTTGAAACAAGTGGCTGGCACCTTCCGCCAGCCATATTTCATGTGGCTTCCCTGCCTCGCTCAACGAATGTTCCAGTCTGTGCGCGTGTTCGACGCCTACATTTTCGTCCGCGGTTCCATGGATGATCAGGACGGGGCAGGCAATTTCTTCGATTCGATACAAGGGAGTGCGTTCTCGATAGGCGTCCTCTTGTTTGCGCGGATGGCCGACAATCCGACGAAGCATACGTCGTAAATCCACTCGTTCCTCATAGGTCAAAAGGAGATCACTCACCCCGCTCCACACTACGGCTGAAAGCAAACCTTCGCATTCCATCGCAGCGAATAGCGCCATGATCCCCCCGCGGGAAAACCCATAGACACTGATTCGCTTCTGATCGACTTCCGGCATTTGACGCAGCAGCTCGTACGCCGCAAACACATCGTGGCGATCTGCTCCCCCAAATTCATCCCTGCCTTCCCCACCTTCGTTGCCCCGGTAATGGGGAGCGAGTACGATATAGCCAAACGAAGCCATTTGACTGATTCTCTCTGGTCGTACCTTCCCGACACCTCGAATACCGCCTCGACAATAGAGCAGGGCAGGCATGGGCTCTTTCTTTTGAGAGTATGTTTCTGGAATCGCAAGTGCTGCCTTGACGAGCAGGCCCTGGCTGTAATAGCTGACGGTATAAAGCAGGACGCCCGGAACGACTGACTCTTCCGGAGTCATCGTCATAAGCTCCCCCCTCCCTCACTTGTAACGTTCTGAATCCATTGTTCCAACGCCTGCGAAAGCCATTTCTTTTTGTGATAGACCACCTGAATGAAAAACGGCGGCTTGTCAGTGTGAAACGGAACTGCCCGAAGCGAGCCTTCCCTGATTTCTTTTTCGACTGCCATTTGCGGCAGTAACGCTGCTCCTAAACCGCATCGAACACACTGCTTGATCGCCTCCGGGTTGCTAAACTGGCAGGCGATCCTGTGCGCGACTCCTTCATCCCGTAATGTTTCGAGCAGCATCCCCCGATACGTACAGCCCTCTTCCGTTACAATCAAGGACTCGTCTTGGAGGTCGTGAACAGTGATTGCCAGAGTTGAAGCTAACTGGTGATCAGGAGGCATGACAATCACGAGCTCCTCCTCGCGCACCACACGTGTGACTAAATCGTCATCCGTGCAAAGCCTATCAAAAATGAAACCAACATCCACCAAGCCTTCTCTAATTTGCTGCAGGATAGTGTCTTCGCTCCCTGTCTGCAAAATCAGATCCACATCTGGGAACGATTGACGGAACATCTGTAAATGCGGCGGGAGATAAAAAGCAGCCAGGGTGTCGATGGTAGCGATGCGGATCGGTCCGCTCAGTTGACGGCTCACGACATCTTTAGATTCCCCATAGAGGCGAATCAATTCTTTGGCATACGGCAGCAAAACTTCCCCTGCCTGCGTCAAGCGCAGCTTTCTGCCAAATCTCTCGAACAACGGCGCTCCGTACGACTGTTCCAGCTTTTGCATCTGTGCGGTCACGGTTGGCTGCGCGTACCCCAGTTCTTCCGCCGCCCGCGTAAAGCTGCCCCATCTGGCGACTTCGCGAAATGTATGCAGATAGACCAGCTCCATGTGATGACCTCCCATAGAAATAAGTAATGCATTTCATCGAATAGTATAGATAACTCTGATGATAACTACCATGCTACGCTATAGTCATCCCATCGATCAAGGAGGAAGTATTATGTCTCTCGTTTTACAAACCCCAGCCGCCACTGCTGATCAGGCTGCCCGTCATTTTCTCGACAAGCTTTCTGTGGAAACGGATGTGTCTGACGTCTGGAACGACCTGCATCATGGAGTAACCGGCTTTCAGGTCGTCGATGTCCGCAGTGAAAAAGCCTATCAGGAATGCCATGTTCCCGGTGCTATCCATCTACCTCATCCAGCGATCTCCTCGGAAACAACAGCTGCGCTCGATCGCGACAAGCTCATCGTCGTGTATTGCTGGAGTCCCGCATGCAACGGTGCCACCAAAGGAGCAGCCAAACTCGCGGCTCTCGGCTTTCGGGTCAAGGAAATGCTGGGAGGAATCGAATATTGGCGCCGGGAAGGACATCCCGTAGAAGGTGGTCTGGGGACTACTGCTCCGTTGATCGGATAGAGCAAAAAAATAGAAAAAGGACGGGTCAATGGATCCCGTCCTTTTACGTATAGCGTTATCGCAAGGCTTAGTAGCCGCGTTTTGCATTCTTTTTGTTAATTGTTGCAAGGTTCTCTTCGCTATGCTTCATCCATTTTTTCATCTTGTCCTCGAAGGAACCTGCGTTATCCCGCTTTGCATTTCCTCCGCGGTCGCCTCCACGATATCCACCGCCACGGCGCTCTTCACGTTCCGGACGCTCAGGCGCTGGGAGTGCTGCGCGAACCGAAAGCGAGATTTTGCCTGCATCATCAATGGAGAGAACTTTAACCTTTACTTGTGCTCCAACGGTAAAGTGATCATTGATATCCTTTACAAAACCGTTTGCTACTTGGGAAATGTGGACCAGCCCCTGCTCGGTTTCGCTGACTGCTACGAACATCCCAAACGGTTTAATCGCTGTCACTTTTCCCTCGATGATGCTTCCCACTTGTACTGCCATCCAGTTTGCACTCCTTTTATCATTTCCGAAAAATGGTGAGAACCTCAACCCGAAGCCTCATTCTCCTAGTATAACAGAGAAATTCAAATACTGAAAAGCCTATTCTTTCTCGATAAACACATAGGAGAAGCGTACTCCCCTTAGAGGTTGAGCACCATTTCTATTATGACATGGTTTTTCTGGAATACAAGTAGACAATCGTTACCACTACTAACATACACACCGAACCGGAGGCATCCAACAGCACATCTCCGACCATTCCCGTGCGATCCGGAGTGAATGTTTGATGCCATTCATCGAGCACCGCGACCAACAAGCTAAAAAAGGCACTCCAGGGCAAAGCAACTGGAAAGGAAAGCCGATGGCGGAAAACGCGATAAAAGCTTAGGGCGAGCACGGCGAAGACAGAAAAATGGGTAGCCTTGCGCAGGAAAAATTCGATGAATCCCCCAATCCCTTTTTCCTCCACACTGATTTCCTTACCCGCGTACTGGAACGACCAGTCTGCCATGCGGTCTCCCCAATTGTTTTCTCCCGCCATCTCCGAAAGCTTGCCCCGCATGTCTTGCTTGTAGTAGGGCGTGGACGACGAGATGAATAGTCCTATGAGGACGGCGGCCAACAGAATGTAGTCAAAGAGCTTGCTATATCGGCGCACTTGGGTCTCCTCCCTCGTTTCTCTTCCTATTTACTTATCTTAACATGAGATTGGACGAAAAACCGACGCCACCCTTATTGGTTAGCGTCGGTCGCTTGTGCCGGCAGAGGCAGGAAGTCTTCTCTGGACAAGTCTTTTGGAGGTTGAGCATTTGAGCCCCCTCTGTCGGAGAGTAGCTCTTTCCTTCGTTGTTTGAGCCAACGTTTGCGTTCTCTCACATCTTGCTTGCGTACTCTTTCGTTCTCCCACCAGACCTGGATGCGCTCTAGAACGATTGGGAGGGTGAGCTCGGTCTTTGTCGCTTGCGACCACTCCGTAGCATGGTGTATGCCTGGTACAAGGACAATAGCAGCAAATGCT is a window from the Brevibacillus choshinensis genome containing:
- a CDS encoding alpha/beta hydrolase family protein, with translation MTMTPEESVVPGVLLYTVSYYSQGLLVKAALAIPETYSQKKEPMPALLYCRGGIRGVGKVRPERISQMASFGYIVLAPHYRGNEGGEGRDEFGGADRHDVFAAYELLRQMPEVDQKRISVYGFSRGGIMALFAAMECEGLLSAVVWSGVSDLLLTYEERVDLRRMLRRIVGHPRKQEDAYRERTPLYRIEEIACPVLIIHGTADENVGVEHAHRLEHSLSEAGKPHEIWLAEGASHLFQGTDMETYTRRMFAWLDEKGQERLESIQKETDYAKASEAGEATR
- a CDS encoding rhodanese-like domain-containing protein; translation: MSLVLQTPAATADQAARHFLDKLSVETDVSDVWNDLHHGVTGFQVVDVRSEKAYQECHVPGAIHLPHPAISSETTAALDRDKLIVVYCWSPACNGATKGAAKLAALGFRVKEMLGGIEYWRREGHPVEGGLGTTAPLIG
- a CDS encoding S1 RNA-binding domain-containing protein, whose amino-acid sequence is MAVQVGSIIEGKVTAIKPFGMFVAVSETEQGLVHISQVANGFVKDINDHFTVGAQVKVKVLSIDDAGKISLSVRAALPAPERPEREERRGGGYRGGDRGGNAKRDNAGSFEDKMKKWMKHSEENLATINKKNAKRGY
- a CDS encoding VanZ family protein; translated protein: MRRYSKLFDYILLAAVLIGLFISSSTPYYKQDMRGKLSEMAGENNWGDRMADWSFQYAGKEISVEEKGIGGFIEFFLRKATHFSVFAVLALSFYRVFRHRLSFPVALPWSAFFSLLVAVLDEWHQTFTPDRTGMVGDVLLDASGSVCMLVVVTIVYLYSRKTMS
- a CDS encoding LysR family transcriptional regulator, producing MELVYLHTFREVARWGSFTRAAEELGYAQPTVTAQMQKLEQSYGAPLFERFGRKLRLTQAGEVLLPYAKELIRLYGESKDVVSRQLSGPIRIATIDTLAAFYLPPHLQMFRQSFPDVDLILQTGSEDTILQQIREGLVDVGFIFDRLCTDDDLVTRVVREEELVIVMPPDHQLASTLAITVHDLQDESLIVTEEGCTYRGMLLETLRDEGVAHRIACQFSNPEAIKQCVRCGLGAALLPQMAVEKEIREGSLRAVPFHTDKPPFFIQVVYHKKKWLSQALEQWIQNVTSEGGGSL